From a region of the Paenibacillus sp. FSL R10-2734 genome:
- a CDS encoding cold shock domain-containing protein: MKGTVKWFNAEKGYGFLQVEGGEDVFVHFSAIQGDGFKTLDEGQEVEFDITDGNRGPQAENVVKL, translated from the coding sequence TTGAAAGGTACAGTAAAATGGTTTAACGCAGAAAAAGGTTATGGTTTTCTACAAGTAGAAGGCGGCGAAGATGTATTCGTACACTTCTCAGCAATTCAAGGTGATGGATTCAAAACTTTGGACGAAGGTCAAGAAGTTGAATTCGATATCACTGATGGTAATCGTGGACCGCAAGCTGAAAACGTAGTAAAATTATAA